In a single window of the Halalkalicoccus subterraneus genome:
- a CDS encoding cupin domain-containing protein has protein sequence MTDPNTTPYHPFMATEGDDEHIILKDCEIDARTHDSDKASEPHSHTETHIIFMRTGEMRWEVDGEEFHASPGDTIVTPANTEHKFEVVGGEPSKTLCLIAPARSPEDQGPSGAHETTKPDEV, from the coding sequence ATGACAGACCCCAACACAACACCGTACCACCCGTTTATGGCGACAGAAGGAGACGACGAACACATCATCCTCAAGGACTGTGAAATCGACGCACGGACTCACGATTCGGACAAAGCCAGTGAACCTCACTCGCACACTGAAACCCATATCATTTTCATGCGTACTGGGGAGATGCGTTGGGAGGTCGACGGGGAAGAGTTCCATGCCTCACCTGGCGATACTATCGTTACTCCAGCTAACACTGAGCACAAGTTCGAGGTTGTCGGGGGCGAACCATCGAAGACGTTGTGTTTGATTGCCCCGGCACGCTCACCGGAGGATCAAGGACCATCTGGCGCACACGAGACCACCAAACCTGACGAAGTCTGA